In one window of Candidatus Kryptonium sp. DNA:
- the sixA gene encoding phosphohistidine phosphatase SixA, producing the protein MIIYLVRHADAEQKKPGMSDFDRGLTELGKEMTRKMATFLKKMNLKVDLIVSSPLVRAVQTAEIIRDVLEVRSDIVKINELIPGSDFQALMKIIKSFDCDNLLAVGHEPHLGEFLGWLVGISKPIEFKKNSIACVEISSFGASGGNLNWLIHPDMFTWIETI; encoded by the coding sequence GTGATCATTTACCTTGTACGACACGCAGATGCTGAGCAAAAGAAACCGGGGATGAGTGATTTTGATAGAGGTTTAACCGAACTTGGAAAAGAAATGACGAGAAAGATGGCTACTTTTTTGAAAAAAATGAATTTGAAAGTTGATTTGATAGTTTCAAGCCCTCTTGTTAGAGCAGTTCAAACGGCGGAAATAATTCGTGATGTACTTGAGGTGCGATCGGATATCGTGAAAATAAATGAACTCATCCCCGGTTCCGACTTTCAAGCCTTGATGAAAATAATAAAATCTTTTGATTGTGACAATCTCCTAGCTGTTGGACACGAACCTCATCTTGGAGAATTTTTGGGTTGGTTAGTGGGAATTTCTAAACCGATTGAATTTAAAAAGAATAGCATTGCCTGCGTTGAGATATCTTCATTCGGTGCTTCAGGGGGTAATTTGAATTGGTTAATTCACCCAGATATGTTTACTTGGATTGAAACAATATAA
- a CDS encoding S9 family peptidase — MRRKIIFLALFTILPFLLLFAQTYTIEQYLNIKSASGPTVSPDGKFIAYLTDITGTNQVWKTGITSGCPEQLTFFDERVQFVSWNPKDGYWLLFGKDIGGNEHTQLFLLKSDGSEIRRLTHNDNVIYNFGAWSNDGTMFAFTANERNRAFFDVYVMNIKTGEKKLVWQNDGNNSVVAWSPDNKYIVVSQNRSSFDNDLYLIEYETGKVYNITPHTEPARYFGVEFSKDGKRIYLLSDEGKEFVGIAYIDIPNGKLKYIYNTNWDVETIELSKDGKYLVYVLNVDGYSEVYSLDINSGKSRKLNFPAGGVIGTLRFTSDGTKIIFTYLSPVKNQDIYYYDIQKNTYSQITKSSTAGIPQSSFVEPKLVRFKSFDGLEIPGYLYLPKNAKKDASLPVIVSIHGGPEAQELPRFSALYQYFVNNGYAVYAPNIRGSTGYGKTYASLDNTTRRKDAIKDVAMIPEFLKSTGYINPNKIVVYGGSYGGYMTLAAVTFYPELWAAGIDLVGISNFLTFLKNTGAWRQRHRMAEYGDPEKDAEFLKEISPFYYVDRIKAPLMIIQGANDPRVPKSESDQIVESIKARGGIVEYLVFDDEGHGLSKLKNRIKAYKAIVEFLDKYVKNKK, encoded by the coding sequence ATGAGGAGAAAAATTATTTTCCTTGCCCTATTTACAATTTTACCTTTCCTTCTTTTGTTTGCTCAAACTTATACGATTGAACAATATCTCAACATCAAGAGTGCATCTGGTCCAACCGTCTCGCCAGATGGAAAGTTTATAGCTTATCTTACTGACATAACTGGGACAAATCAGGTGTGGAAGACCGGCATTACATCTGGTTGTCCTGAGCAATTAACATTTTTTGATGAAAGAGTCCAATTTGTCTCATGGAACCCTAAGGATGGATACTGGCTTCTTTTTGGAAAAGATATCGGAGGTAATGAACATACCCAACTCTTTCTTTTGAAATCTGATGGAAGTGAAATAAGAAGATTAACTCATAATGATAATGTAATTTATAATTTCGGAGCTTGGTCTAACGATGGAACCATGTTTGCTTTTACGGCAAATGAAAGAAATAGAGCGTTTTTTGATGTTTATGTTATGAACATTAAAACTGGGGAGAAAAAACTTGTATGGCAAAATGACGGGAATAATTCCGTTGTCGCATGGTCGCCTGACAATAAATATATCGTTGTATCTCAAAATCGCAGCAGTTTTGATAATGACCTCTATCTCATAGAATATGAAACTGGAAAAGTTTATAACATAACGCCACACACTGAGCCAGCGAGATACTTCGGAGTTGAGTTTTCAAAGGATGGCAAGCGAATTTATCTTCTTTCAGATGAAGGAAAAGAATTTGTTGGAATAGCCTATATTGACATTCCAAATGGGAAATTAAAATATATCTACAACACCAACTGGGATGTTGAAACAATAGAACTTTCAAAAGATGGCAAATATCTCGTTTATGTTCTTAATGTTGATGGTTATAGCGAGGTTTATTCCTTGGATATTAACTCTGGAAAGAGCAGAAAATTGAATTTCCCTGCAGGTGGAGTCATAGGAACTTTAAGATTTACTTCTGATGGGACAAAGATCATATTTACATATTTAAGCCCTGTAAAAAATCAAGACATTTACTACTACGACATACAAAAGAATACTTACTCACAAATTACCAAGAGTTCAACCGCTGGAATACCGCAAAGTTCGTTTGTCGAGCCAAAACTTGTTCGCTTTAAATCATTTGACGGGCTTGAAATCCCTGGATATCTTTATCTTCCGAAGAACGCTAAAAAAGATGCTTCATTGCCGGTGATTGTTTCAATCCATGGTGGTCCTGAAGCGCAAGAATTGCCAAGATTTTCGGCACTTTATCAGTATTTCGTAAATAACGGTTACGCTGTTTACGCACCAAACATCCGCGGAAGCACTGGATATGGGAAAACATACGCTTCACTTGATAACACAACGAGACGAAAGGATGCAATAAAAGATGTTGCTATGATACCTGAATTTCTTAAGTCAACTGGTTATATTAATCCAAATAAGATCGTTGTTTATGGTGGCAGCTATGGGGGTTATATGACGCTCGCAGCAGTTACATTTTATCCTGAACTTTGGGCTGCTGGTATTGATCTTGTTGGAATTTCCAACTTCTTAACATTCTTAAAAAATACAGGCGCATGGCGCCAAAGACATAGAATGGCTGAGTATGGTGATCCGGAAAAGGACGCTGAATTTTTAAAGGAAATTTCCCCGTTCTATTATGTTGATAGAATTAAAGCACCTCTTATGATTATTCAAGGAGCAAATGATCCGCGTGTTCCAAAATCGGAGTCAGATCAAATTGTTGAATCAATAAAAGCAAGGGGTGGAATTGTTGAATACCTTGTTTTTGATGATGAAGGACATGGGCTTTCAAAACTTAAGAATAGAATTAAAGCATACAAAGCGATCGTTGAGTTTCTTGATAAATATGTGAAAAATAAAAAATGA